One stretch of Armigeres subalbatus isolate Guangzhou_Male chromosome 2, GZ_Asu_2, whole genome shotgun sequence DNA includes these proteins:
- the LOC134209444 gene encoding uncharacterized protein LOC134209444, whose translation MEIDPWQANPVDYATKWSSLPKLSSEDRWFNGPDFLQRPEDDWPQPNNHEDSTDNELRTSLLVHHTLPKSVLCVNNPTWERLRKVVAYIHRFADNWLNKSRGSPTATGSFEAKQLLKAERTIIRLCQQEFYLDEMTTLQPNDPKPR comes from the coding sequence ATGGAGATTGATCCCTGGCAAGCAAATCCTGTCGACTACGCCACCAAGTGGAGTAGTCTTCCAAAATTGTCATCTGAAGACAGGTGGTTCAATGGTCCTGACTTTCTACAGCGCCCTGAAGATGACTGGCCGCAACCGAACAATCACGAAGATTCGACCGACAATGAACTACGTACATCGCTCCTAGTACACCACACTCTTCCGAAGTCAGTGCTCTGCGTCAACAACCCGACTTGGGAGAGACTGCGCAAGGTTGTCGCATACATCCACCGATTCGCCGATAATTGGCTCAACAAAAGCCGAGGATCACCTACAGCAACCGGTTCATTTGAGGCGAAGCAACTCCTCAAAGCCGAACGTACCATTATTCGACTCTGCCAACAAGAATTCTACCTCGATGAGATGACGACGCTCCAACCAAACGACCCGAAACCACGATGA